One part of the Oncorhynchus kisutch isolate 150728-3 linkage group LG22, Okis_V2, whole genome shotgun sequence genome encodes these proteins:
- the lmo2 gene encoding rhombotin-2, protein MSSAIERKTMEANEEPVDEVLQMAPSLLNCGGCQQSIGDRFFLKAIEKYWHEDCLSCDLCGCRLGEVGRRLYYKLGRKLCRRDYLRLFGQDGLCASCEKRIRAFEMTMRVRDKVYHLECFKCAACQKHFCVGDRYLLINSDIVCEQDIFEWTKLNNMV, encoded by the exons ATGTCATCTGCAATTGAAAGGAAGACGATGGAGGCTAACGA GGAGCCGGTGGACGAGGTGTTACAGATGGCCCCGTCCCTCCTGAACTGTGGGGGTTGCCAGCAGAGCATCGGGGACAGGTTCTTCCTGAAAGCCATAGAGAAGTACTGGCATGAGGACTGTCTGAGCTGTGACCTGTGTGGCTGCAGACTGGGAGAGGTGGGACGAAGACTCTACTACAAACTGGGACGTAAGCTCTGTCGCAGAGACTATCTCAG GCTGTTTGGACAGGACGGGCTGTGTGCTAGCTGTGAGAAGAGAATCAGAGCGTTTGAGATGACCATGCGTGTGAGGGACAAGGTCTACCACCTGGAGTGTTTTAAATGCGCGGCCTGCCAGAAACACTTCTGTGTCGGGGACCGTTACTTGCTCATCAACTCAGACATTGTGTGTGAGCAGGACATCTTTGAGTGGACCAAACTCAACAACATGGTTTAG